One window of Pyrus communis chromosome 12, drPyrComm1.1, whole genome shotgun sequence genomic DNA carries:
- the LOC137711396 gene encoding E3 ubiquitin-protein ligase AIRP2-like — protein MLDYYEQLASRPSYHDSLKVVEADIQHANMLAASIPRSKGGTVLQMKLVYNDLAHIFLFLLQWIDCSSSCLLSSYLNLFHVIVYKVHSDGRSNISSCGRKATISEFYNVILPSLQRLHGDSLEIDLTQEESLEMAARKRYNDKIKLLDVDLEREDECGICLVPCTKMVLPNCCHAMCINCYRDWNTRSESCPFCRGSIKRVNSGDLWVLTCGSDVVDTQTVLKEDMLRFYLFINRLPKDLPDALFLMYYEYLI, from the exons ATGTTGGATTACTATGAGCAGCTTGCTTCCAGGCCTTCTTACCATGATtctctcaaggttgttgaggcaGATATTCAGCATGCCAATATGCT GGCAGCTTCTATCCCCCGAAGCAAGGGTGGTACGGTTCTTCAAATGAAATTGGTTTACAATGACTTGGCACACATTTTCCTGTTTTTGCTTCAATGGATTGATTGCTCCTCTTCGTGTTTACTTTCAAGTTACTTAAATCTTTTCCACGTAATTGTTTATAAG GTACACTCGGATGGGAGATCAAATATCTCTTCATGTGGAAGGAAAGCGACCATCAGCGAATTCTACA ATGTTATATTACCGTCCCTTCAGCGTCTCCACGGTGATTCATTAGAGATAGATCTCACCCAAGAGGAATCTCTAGAGATGGCTGCTAGAAAAAGATACAATGATAAGATAAAGCTTTTGGATGTGGACTTGGAGAGAGAAGATGAATGTGGCATCTGCTTGGTACCTTGCACCAAAATGGTTTTGCCGAACTGCTGCCATGCCATGTGCATTAATTGCTACCGTGACTG GAACACGAGATCAGAATCTTGCCCATTTTGCCGGGGAAGTATAAAAAGAGTAAACTCGGGGGACCTGTGGGTTCTGACCTGCGGTAGCGATGTGGTTGACACTCAAACCGTGTTGAAGGAAGATATGTTGCGGTTCTACCTTTTTATCAATAGACTACCCAAAGATCTCCCGGACGCTCTGTTCTTAATGTACTACGAGTACTTAATTTGA
- the LOC137711395 gene encoding GDSL esterase/lipase At3g48460-like: MASSSSSFPTSGQITLVTLTIFISSLLSSSISASASTVATKQNPTLPFKKIYAFGDSFTDTGNTRSISGPSGFGHVSNAPYGITYFHRPTNRYSDGRLVIDFVTESLSLPYLQPYRAVSSNATADSTHGVNFAVAGSTAIEHEFFVKNNLSLDITPQSIQTQLLWFNKLLESKGCKVGGPSCKFDDALFWVGEIGVNDYAYTLGSDVPGDTIQKLGVSRVTSFLQALLKKGAKYVVVQGLPLSGCLPLAMTLAPEDDRDRIGCVKSVNNQTYSHNLELQAKLHELRTQFPHAVIAYADYWNAYFTVMKSPSQYGFKERFKACCGSGDPYNFDVSATCGTPSATVCKSPSQYINWDGVHLTEAMYKVLSDTFLKGNATHPPFSYLLDRKLRNG; the protein is encoded by the exons AtggcttcctcttcttcttcattcccCACATCTGGGCAAATTACCCTCGTTACCCTCACCATCTTTATCTCCTCCCTCCTCTCCTCCTCTATCTCCGCCTCCGCCTCCACGGTcgcaacaaaacaaaaccctacCTTGCCCTTCAAGAAAATCTACGCCTTTGGTGACTCATTCACAGACACAGGCAACACAAGGTCCATCTCAGGCCCTAGTGGCTTCGGCCACGTCTCAAACGCTCCCTACGGCATCACCTACTTTCACCGCCCCACAAACCGCTACTCCGACGGACGCCTAGTCATTGACTTCGTCACCGAGTCACTCTCCTTGCCCTACTTGCAACCCTACCGCGCCGTTTCGAGCAATGCCACAGCAGACTCAACTCACGGAGTTAACTTCGCCGTCGCCGGCTCCACCGCCATAGAGCACGAGTTCTTTGTGAAGAACAACCTCAGCCTTGACATTACTCCTCAGTCTATCCAGACTCAGCTGCTTTGGTTCAACAAGTTATTGGAAAGTAAAGGTTGCAAAGTTGGAGGACCAAGTTGCAAATTTGATGATGCACTTTTTTGGGTTGGAGAAATTGGGGTCAATGATTATGCTTATACACTTGGATCTGATGTGCCTGGTGATACAATTCAGAAGCTTGGGGTCAGTAGAGTTACTAGTTTTCTCCAG GCATTGTTAAAGAAGGGTGCGAAATACGTTGTCGTCCAAGGTCTGCCACTTTCAGGGTGCTTGCCGTTGGCAATGACGTTGGCGCCGGAAGACGACAGAGACCGCATCGGATGTGTCAAGAGCGTCAACAACCAAACCTACAGCCACAACCTTGAGCTCCAAGCAAAGTTGCACGAACTCCGGACACAGTTTCCCCATGCTGTCATAGCCTATGCTGACTACTGGAATGCATACTTCACAGTAATGAAGAGTCCGAGCCAGTACGGTTTCAAGGAGAGATTCAAGGCCTGCTGCGGGAGCGGTGACCCCTACAACTTTGACGTGTCTGCCACATGCGGCACGCCTTCTGCCACCGTCTGTAAAAGCCCGTCTCAGTACATAAATTGGGATGGAGTTCATCTCACTGAAGCTATGTACAAGGTGCTTTCTGACACGTTCCTAAAAGGCAATGCCACTCACCCTCCTTTCAGTTACTTGTTGGACAGGAAACTGCGTAATGGATGA